One genomic region from Campylobacter sp. RM5004 encodes:
- a CDS encoding TlyA family RNA methyltransferase: protein MRADLFVANELNISRNKASELLLEGKVLIDDEIKKPSANISENAKCTLLSDVYVSRAAYKLKGFLQEFELGICGEDCLDVGSSTGGFTQVLLENNARSVTCVDVGSNQLHESLRQDSRVKVYENTDIRDFNHESFRIVVCDVSFISINLIINDLIRLSSEYLILLFKPQFEVGKAVKRSKTGVVKDEKAINKACLEFETNLARLGLRLLKKAKSNLSGKDGNYEYFYAYTK, encoded by the coding sequence CCAGCGAGCTTTTATTAGAAGGTAAAGTTTTAATAGATGATGAGATAAAAAAACCAAGTGCTAATATTAGCGAGAATGCAAAATGCACTTTGCTTAGTGATGTTTATGTAAGTAGGGCTGCATATAAATTAAAGGGATTTTTGCAAGAATTTGAATTAGGAATTTGCGGCGAAGATTGCTTAGATGTAGGCTCAAGTACAGGGGGATTTACTCAAGTTTTATTGGAAAATAATGCTAGAAGCGTTACTTGCGTTGATGTTGGTAGTAATCAATTGCATGAGAGTTTAAGGCAAGATTCAAGAGTAAAAGTCTATGAAAATACCGATATAAGAGATTTTAATCATGAAAGTTTTAGAATAGTTGTTTGTGATGTTAGTTTTATATCAATTAATCTAATAATTAATGATTTAATAAGACTTAGTAGTGAGTATTTAATACTTTTATTTAAGCCACAATTTGAAGTAGGCAAGGCTGTAAAACGAAGCAAAACTGGCGTAGTAAAAGATGAAAAAGCTATTAATAAGGCTTGTTTAGAGTTTGAAACTAATTTAGCAAGACTTGGCTTAAGATTGCTTAAAAAAGCTAAATCAAACTTAAGTGGAAAAGATGGAAATTATGAATATTTTTACGCTTACACAAAATAA
- a CDS encoding bifunctional riboflavin kinase/FAD synthetase, with the protein MNIFTLTQNKILKATKEDLSSVASLAIGCFDALHLGHFELIKRLDENGALLIIYKKTKEIVPIFYKQELLNCKVFFVNLDEIKEESAYNFTQNIMYNFTQLKYFVAGYDFHFGKNRAAHAKELKSFSGLDCIVVDEYKINGVSVHSSLIRECLLNANLKDVKTYLGRNYYIKGKQIKGQGLGAKFFVPTINVDYENYFLPKAGVYYAKVFLDENEYLGAVFLGKRSTDEKEALEVHILNNSNSYFKFQQIKIEFLEFFRENKKFDDFNSLKAQIDLDIKALSLKAKNER; encoded by the coding sequence ATGAATATTTTTACGCTTACACAAAATAAGATTTTAAAAGCTACAAAAGAAGATTTAAGTTCGGTTGCAAGTCTTGCGATAGGTTGTTTTGATGCACTTCATTTAGGTCATTTTGAGCTTATAAAAAGACTCGATGAAAATGGAGCTTTGCTTATAATTTATAAAAAAACTAAAGAAATAGTTCCTATTTTTTACAAGCAAGAATTATTAAATTGCAAGGTATTTTTTGTAAATCTTGATGAGATAAAAGAAGAAAGTGCGTATAATTTTACACAAAATATTATGTATAATTTTACACAACTTAAGTATTTTGTAGCAGGATATGATTTTCATTTTGGCAAAAATAGAGCAGCTCATGCAAAAGAACTAAAGAGCTTTTCAGGGCTTGATTGCATTGTTGTAGATGAGTATAAAATCAATGGTGTTAGCGTTCATTCAAGCTTAATTAGAGAATGCCTATTAAATGCTAATTTAAAAGATGTGAAAACTTATCTAGGAAGAAACTACTATATAAAAGGCAAACAAATCAAAGGTCAAGGCTTAGGGGCTAAATTTTTCGTGCCAACTATTAATGTAGATTATGAGAATTATTTTTTACCAAAAGCTGGGGTTTATTATGCAAAAGTATTTTTAGATGAAAATGAATACTTAGGAGCTGTATTTTTAGGCAAACGCTCAACCGATGAAAAAGAGGCTTTAGAAGTTCATATTTTAAATAATTCAAATTCCTATTTCAAATTCCAGCAAATTAAAATAGAATTTTTAGAGTTTTTTAGAGAAAATAAAAAGTTTGATGATTTTAATAGCTTAAAGGCTCAAATTGATTTGGATATTAAGGCATTAAGCTTAAAGGCAAAAAATGAGAGATGA